The Planctellipticum variicoloris DNA window AGAAGCCAGGAACCTGCGATGTCCGCGACTGCGACTCCCACAGTGGAAGCCCATTTCGAAGCGAGCGAATTCCCCGAGTTCGAGCAGGCGGATCGCGCCGCCGGGCTGATGCTGGCCCGGCTGCTGATCTGCCTGTTTGCGCTGCTGGTGATCGGGACGGCGGCGGTGGGGTACTGGACGTCCCAGAACGAAGCCAACGGCACAGATCCGTATGCGTCGGAGGCCTATTCGCTCAAGTAAGCTCGAAGCCATACGCTGGGTGGCATGCCCCGAGTCTTCGAAGGGCGTGTTTTCACGTGCGCTATTCCGTCACGTTTCCCGCCGCCAGACGCTGTCGGGCGCGTTCCGCCCATGGGCCGCGCTGGTCGAATTCCAGGTAGCGCCGCCAGTGACCGGCGGCCTCCTCGGTCCGGCCGCTCGCTTCAAGCAGCTCGGCCAGGTGAAAGTGGGCTTCGGGATAGTCGGAGTGGACGTCGAGGGCCACGCGGAAGGCTTCTTCCGCGGCTCCCGGTCGGCGGGATTCCATCAGGAGACAGCCGAGCTGAGTCCAGGCTTCCAGGAACTGATGGTCCAATTCGACGGCCACGTAGTACCGCTCGATTGCGCCGCCGAGCTGGTTCTGGCGGTAGAGCAGTTCGGCCAGGTGGAAGTGCAGGGCGGGGTCGGTGGGGCGATCGACGAGCGCCATCCGGAGGGCTTCTTCGGCCTCGCCGAGTTCGCCGGCTTCGGTCAGGTTGGCGGCCTCGTGCAGCCAGTCGTCGGCGGTCCAGCCGACGCGTTGCCGCTGGAGGGCTTCGTGCTGCAGGAACGGGACGGTATCGGCTTCGGGTTCTGCGGGGACGGACTCGTCGAAATCGAAGACGCGCTGGCCGCTGGCGGATTCGATCAGGCCGCGTTCGTCGCGATAGACCAGCGCCTCGCCGCTGCCGAGAACTTCCAGTTGAGCCAGCGAACGGTCGACGTCGGGAAAGACGGAACGCAAGCGTGCGAGGCTGGCGGCGATCTCCGCGGGAGGAATCCCTTTGGCGACCAGTTCCGAGAGTTTGCGGACGCGGGCGACTTCGCCGACGTCGAAATAGGACAGCCGGTAGAGCTTTCGGGCCGGTTTAATCAGCCCGGCCCGCTCCCACCGGCGGACTTCGTGAACCGACAGACCGAGCATCTGGGCCAGCATCGCCGGGGTATGCAGCTCGCGGGATTCCAGGCCACGGTCTTCGAGTCCCAGGGCTTTGAGGAACTCCGCCTCGCTGAGAACACGTAGATTCTGCCCGCGTTGCTGGAGCCGATGGGCGTCCTCCAGCTTCACGGATGGACGCCCGTCCTCCTCCAGCGGCCAGCCCTCCTCGCCGACGACCAGCAGCGTCGTCTGCTGATTGACGTGGAGGGTGGCGGTACCTCCGTGCTGCTCGACCAGCTCGCCCGCCTGGCGATGGGTCAGGCTGGCCAGCGTGCCGGTGAAGGTCACCCGTTCGCCGGCCAGAACGCCATCGCCCTGAGCAGAGGGAGGTGGTGATTGAGCAGGCTCGGCGGCGTCGGAAGCAGTCATGCAGATCACACGTTAAGCGCCCGGAAAAACGGACGCAGGACGGAAAACCCATCGGCATAACGCGATGCAACGGGCGGATCAGTGGCGAGTCGAGGGCGTCTAGAATTATAAAGTGTGATTCCCCGGGCAGATACCGTACCGCCGGAACGGCTGGCGGATGGTGTTCGGGCCGGGGAACCCGCGGACGATGGCCGTCCGCGCCCGCCGTCTTCAGGAGTTGCCGCAATGTCCGCCTTGAGTCAGACCGATCCCGACATTTTCGCCGCCATTGAACACGAGCAGACGCGGCAGGTTGACGGTCTGGAGCTGATCGCCTCCGAAAACTACACCAGCGCGGCCGTCATGGAGGCGGTCGGTTCGGTCCTGACCAATAAATACGCCGAGGGTTACCCCGGTCGACGGTATTACGGCGGCTGCGAGCACGTCGATACGATCGAGTCGATCGCGCGCGACCGGGCCTGCCAGCTCTTCGGAGCCGAGCACGCCAACGTGCAGCCGCACGCCGGTTCGCAGGCGAATATGGCGGCCTATTTCAGCGTGCTGCAGCCGGGCGACACGATTCTGGCGATGAATCTGTCGCACGGGGGGCACCTGACGCACGGGATGAGCCTGAACTTCTCGGGCATGCTGTACAAGGTCGTGCCGTACGGCGTCCGGGAGTCCGATCACCGGATCGATTTCGACGAAGTCGCCCGGCTGGCCCGCGAGCACAAGCCGAAGATGATCGTCGCCGGGGCGAGCGCCTATCCGCGCGAGATCGATCATGCGACGTTCGCCGAGATCGCCCGCGAAGTCGGCGCGTACCTGATGGTCGACATGGCCCACTACGCGGGACTCGTCGCCGCGGGGCTGCACAACAGCCCTGTGCCGGTCGCCGACTTTGTGACCTCGACGTCGCACAAGACGCTTCGCGGCCCGCGGTCGGGCTTCGTCCTCTGCAAGGAGATCCACGCCAAGGCGGTCGATAAGAC harbors:
- a CDS encoding tetratricopeptide repeat protein, which encodes MTASDAAEPAQSPPPSAQGDGVLAGERVTFTGTLASLTHRQAGELVEQHGGTATLHVNQQTTLLVVGEEGWPLEEDGRPSVKLEDAHRLQQRGQNLRVLSEAEFLKALGLEDRGLESRELHTPAMLAQMLGLSVHEVRRWERAGLIKPARKLYRLSYFDVGEVARVRKLSELVAKGIPPAEIAASLARLRSVFPDVDRSLAQLEVLGSGEALVYRDERGLIESASGQRVFDFDESVPAEPEADTVPFLQHEALQRQRVGWTADDWLHEAANLTEAGELGEAEEALRMALVDRPTDPALHFHLAELLYRQNQLGGAIERYYVAVELDHQFLEAWTQLGCLLMESRRPGAAEEAFRVALDVHSDYPEAHFHLAELLEASGRTEEAAGHWRRYLEFDQRGPWAERARQRLAAGNVTE
- the glyA gene encoding serine hydroxymethyltransferase, which codes for MSALSQTDPDIFAAIEHEQTRQVDGLELIASENYTSAAVMEAVGSVLTNKYAEGYPGRRYYGGCEHVDTIESIARDRACQLFGAEHANVQPHAGSQANMAAYFSVLQPGDTILAMNLSHGGHLTHGMSLNFSGMLYKVVPYGVRESDHRIDFDEVARLAREHKPKMIVAGASAYPREIDHATFAEIAREVGAYLMVDMAHYAGLVAAGLHNSPVPVADFVTSTSHKTLRGPRSGFVLCKEIHAKAVDKTVFPGLQGGPLEHVVAGKAVCFLEAMQPAFKDYARQIIANARTLAETLMSAGVRLASGGTDNHLMLADVTSIGLSGKIAEQTLDKAGITVNKNMIPYDQRKPLDPSGIRLGTAALTTRGMKEAEMKKVGAWILGVLQHADDEAVVARTRQEIEEFCKAFPVPGIG